A stretch of the Bdellovibrio sp. 22V genome encodes the following:
- a CDS encoding TetR-like C-terminal domain-containing protein, producing the protein MFHSELRRADEQRQELHDAGEKAFLPLVEILGEGIKNGTFKKEDPVMVARSVWSSVHGFSILLLDGQFQSLTSKNAVSEAVDLHLAFIERAVLK; encoded by the coding sequence ATGTTTCATTCAGAACTGCGCCGTGCTGACGAGCAAAGACAAGAACTGCACGACGCCGGAGAAAAAGCGTTTCTTCCGCTGGTTGAAATTTTAGGGGAAGGAATTAAAAACGGAACCTTCAAAAAAGAAGATCCCGTCATGGTAGCTCGCTCGGTTTGGTCCAGCGTGCATGGCTTTTCGATTCTGCTGCTCGATGGACAATTTCAAAGTCTTACTTCGAAAAACGCAGTTTCTGAGGCCGTTGACCTGCATCTCGCATTTATAGAACGGGCAGTTCTTAAATAG